The Humulus lupulus chromosome 3, drHumLupu1.1, whole genome shotgun sequence genome window below encodes:
- the LOC133825636 gene encoding uncharacterized protein LOC133825636, with product MTYSSFPKTRFETTIWAGKLLLLFAGMVSTLTLVKAAVIPFVVDLALSTVPQIWMSFRSWVMSPLYIYIVVNFIIVAIAASSTYQPRNDDNSSSNDNNKKTTDHSIHSQQQKTQSQPTNTTASSSLIEEEKTATIIATELLFPGVPSPEINPGGHSGQNPTVTEDRQEDESDERAVTNSATDRSLFASDPSPETKPGDYFDKNRSRVEMEEEEEDSNSLEETWKAITAGRKLKKSESWDVAPRLVRAEGDENDYGLNKKKNMNGEDDPAVWARREMRKSDTFSDRVSLRREKSMSPEELNKRAEAFIKKVNNDIRLQRLESEQRFFDMVNRGL from the coding sequence ATGACATACAGTTCCTTTCCGAAAACCAGATTTGAGACGACAATCTGGGCAGGAAAGCTTTTGCTGCTTTTCGCCGGAATGGTATCAACTCTGACATTGGTAAAGGCGGCAGTGATTCCTTTCGTCGTTGATCTGGCTCTCTCGACGGTTCCCCAGATTTGGATGTCGTTTAGGAGCTGGGTGATGTCTCCACTTTACATCTACATCGTCGTCAACTTCATCATCGTCGCCATTGCTGCCTCATCGACCTATCAACCCAGAAACGACGACAATTCTTCCTCAAACGACAATAACAAGAAGACGACGGACCACTCAATTCACTCCCAACAACAAAAAACTCAGTCGCAGCCAACCAATACTACTGCTTCTTCCTCTTTAATCGAAGAGGAGAAAACGGCCACTATTATTGCTACCGAACTATTATTTCCCGGAGTCCCATCACCGGAAATAAACCCAGGCGGCCATTCCGGTCAAAACCCAACAGTTACAGAGGACCGTCAAGAAGATGAATCTGACGAGAGAGCGGTAACCAATAGTGCCACCGACAGGTCATTATTCGCCAGTGACCCATCACCGGAGACAAAACCTGGCGACTATTTCGACAAGAATAGGAGCAGAGTGGAGATGGAAGAGGAGGAAGAGGATAGTAATTCGCTTGAGGAGACATGGAAGGCCATCACGGCGGGACGGAAGCTGAAGAAGAGTGAGAGTTGGGACGTGGCACCGCGGCTGGTGAGAGCTGAGGGAGATGAGAATGACTATGGGTTgaataagaagaagaatatgAACGGTGAGGATGATCCGGCGGTGTGGGCACGGCGGGAGATGAGAAAATCGGACACTTTCAGTGACAGGGTGTCGTTGAGAAGAGAAAAGTCAATGAGTCCAGAGGAGTTGAACAAGAGAGCCGAAGCCTTCATAAAAAAAGTCAACAACGACATTCGCCTCCAGAGACTCGAATCCGAACAGCGCTTCTTCGACATGGTCAACAGAGGTCTCtag
- the LOC133825637 gene encoding blue copper protein-like, producing the protein METYLRADWAVKLIVIVAIGSVLFHAVSGANITVGGSSGWDLTSDLQAWTAETPFHVGDSLVFSYAGAHDVLEVHEEDYESCNISHPIKTHNDGDTVVPLNQQGTRYFVCGRQGHCLMGQKLQVHVLPPFTTRVDDGADTDSAKNPDRRGGGGGRDRGRRQPRLSPTPSSPNNETGNQPSNPQDPDLSFWVLFLVFAAVFQIRWMTT; encoded by the exons ATGGAGACATATTTGAGAGCAGATTGGGCTGTGAAGCTAATCGTTATCGTCGCAATCGGATCGGTTTTATTCCACGCTGTCTCCGGTGCAAACATCACCGTCGGTGGCTCTTCTGGTTGGGATCTTACTTCAGATCTTCAAGCTTGGACTGCAGAAACTCCATTTCATGTTGGCGACTCACTAG TGTTCTCCTACGCTGGGGCCCACGACGTGCTAGAAGTGCATGAAGAAGATTACGAATCGTGTAACATCTCACACCCAATCAAAACCCACAACGACGGCGACACTGTGGTCCCACTCAATCAGCAAGGAACCAGGTACTTCGTCTGCGGCCGCCAAGGTCACTGCCTCATGGGCCAAAAACTCCAAGTCCATGTCCTCCCGCCCTTTACAACCCGCGTAGACGACGGCGCTGACACTGACAGCGCGAAAAACCCTGATCGTCGTGGCGGCGGCGGCGGCCGTGACCGAGGCAGAAGGCAACCTAGACTATCTCCTACTCCTAGCAGTCCTAATAATGAGACAGGCAATCAACCATCAAATCCTCAAGACCCCGACTTGTCGTTTTGGGTCCTCTTCCTTGTCTTTGCAGCGGTGTTCCAGATACGGTGGATGACCACTTGA